Proteins from a single region of Theileria parva strain Muguga chromosome 1, complete sequence, whole genome shotgun sequence:
- a CDS encoding Glycerophosphoryl diester phosphodiesterase family protein → MVRTEVYGHRGMGCSTVLTFASYPENSLSAFEKALEAGADGFEFDLFLTDYGEVVVCHGMEPYGAACLNLLLYENGKLSTFPPDLSVQNLTVSHLNVVLKAPWTLPGLNSRDSVSEYSKKLSESEKRDLLQKYLQEAKGYKPVNGTDYERLPTLEDVFNKFGSKVKYNLELKGTKVQLSEEVLKLLEKYRHLDVFISSFMWIPPPLNPSSKFYHNENENNPNKSPADLLLPLVGNHLNVPLALLFDTVSSLPSVPRVLEFVKKYKASSVNVADSFWLNELPVLGLEEKREMALERFVKEMHANGVKVLTYSTEPFDNKDNVKLYFEYKVDRVCPNDVHTFVTFSKSFL, encoded by the coding sequence ATGGTAAGGACTGAAGTGTATGGACATCGTGGCATGGGCTGTAGCACAGTTTTAACCTTCGCCTCATACCCTGAAAACAGTTTATCAGCTTTTGAAAAGGCTTTGGAGGCGGGTGCTGACGGTTTTGAGTTTGATCTTTTCTTAACTGATTATGGCGAAGTCGTCGTTTGTCACGGTATGGAACCCTACGGTGCAGCCTGTCTGAACCTTTTATTATATGAAAATGGTAAATTATCAACATTCCCTCCAGATCTTTCTGTTCAGAATCTCACTGTTTCACACCTGAATGTTGTGCTCAAAGCTCCCTGGACTCTTCCAGGCCTTAATTCTCGAGATTCCGTTTCTGAATACTCAAAGAAACTGAGTGAATCTGAAAAGCGTGATTTGCTACAAAAGTATTTGCAAGAAGCTAAAGGATACAAACCTGTTAACGGCACTGATTATGAGCGCCTTCCAACCTTGGAAGAtgttttcaataaattcGGTTCCAAGGTAAAATATAACCTTGAACTTAAAGGTACAAAGGTACAGTTATCTGAAGAGGTTTTAAAACTTCTTGAGAAGTATAGACATTTGGATGTGTTCATCTCCTCTTTCATGTGGATCCCGCCGCCGCTAAATCCAAGCTCTAAATTTTACCATAATGAGAATGAAAATAATCCCAACAAATCACCAGCTGACCTACTTCTCCCTCTTGTTGGTAACCACTTAAATGTTCCTTTAGCTTTGTTATTTGATACGGTATCCTCATTACCTTCGGTGCCTAGAGTATTAGAGTTTGTTAAGAAGTACAAGGCTTCGTCTGTAAACGTTGCAGACTCGTTCTGGTTAAATGAACTCCCGGTTTTAGGCCTTGAGGAAAAGAGAGAAATGGCTCTAGAGAGGTTTGTTAAGGAAATGCATGCTAATGGAGTTAAGGTATTAACTTACTCAACTGAGCCATTTGATAACAAAGATAATGTAAAGTTGTATTTTGAATACAAAGTTGATCGTGTGTGTCCAAATGACGTTCACACATTCGTTACCTTTTCAAAATCAttcctttaa
- the AP2M1 gene encoding Adaptor complexes medium subunit family protein, whose protein sequence is MISCIFIATSTGKVLALRLYRGDVTKEDALIFCRNVLSNNRNTYAPMYRYEKFNFFRVNIEGFNLVALTRRNGNSFLIFHTLTELKKLLLSFLSGVVTEENIVENSFLLYELFDEVIDGGYTQNLEPLVLTDVMATKATVKGSLADPSKYGNYFLGFLPKFGVSPETFLFEHLLPFEGRLNDSEECLEYCQEVVSMMATSVIPPWRKLNGVSNRNSISVELTENLNVLYNHNSELVSYEVTGSIVVNSMLIGTPLVHLRMNDDFSHNLTNNLNSSSSYQTNKSSSQFHLPVAAKQTVRLDDYKFHQCVNLESIKSNKTITFIPPEGMFVLLCYRSTSSATIPFILRPKVKLIDTLHINYSISLSPTFSKAIIAQKVCVKIPIPKTTKEIVSGTISTGTTMDVNLSHHFVTWNFRKLQGETTFLLTFTAALTTDRFGNSLQSLPSISLGFHIPWFSASGLYLSSLDLSNTKSKVSKNINYVTKGGLYLHRLKLL, encoded by the exons ATGATATCGTGTATATTTATAGCAACGTCTACAGGGAAGGTGTTGGCCCTGAGGTTGTACAGGGGCGATGTGACCAAGGAGGACGCTCTAATATTTTGCAGGAATGTGTTGTCTAATAACCGAAATACATATGCTCCGATGTACAGGTACGAAAAGTTTAATTTCTTCCGGGTAAACATCGAAGGGTTCAACCTGGTCGCGTTGACGCGCCGAAATGGCAACTCCTTCCTAATATTCCATACCCTCACGGAGTTAAAGAAACTGTTGTTATCTTTCTTATCGGGAGTTGTGACTGAGGAGAACATTGTGgaaaattcatttttgtTATACGAACTGTTCGATGAGGTGATTGACGGTGGCTATACCCAGAATTTAGAGCCTCTGGTGCTAACTGACGTCATGGCCACAAAGGCAACAGTCAAGGGATCTTTGGCCGATCCCAGCAAGTACGGCAACTACTTTCTTGGATTTCTCCCAAAGTTTGGAGTTTCGCCGGAAACTTTCTTGTTTGAGCACCTTTTACCGTTTGAGGGAAGACTGAATGACTCTGAAGAGTGTTTAGAATACTGTCAGGAAGTGGTCTCGATGATGGCCACCTCAGTGATTCCACCCTGGCGAAAACTAAACGGGGTTTCAAACAGGAACTCAATCAGCGTAGAACTGACTGAGAACCTGAACGTATTATATAATCATAATTCTGAGTTAGTAAGTTATGAAGTTACGGGCAGTATAGTGGTAAATTCAATGTTAATTGGAACTCCATTGGTACATTTAAGGATGAATGATGATTTTTCACACAATCTTACTAATAACTTAAATTCAAGCTCATCATATCAAACAAATAAAA GTAGTAGCCAGTTCCATTTACCAGTGGCAGCCAAGCAAACGGTTCGTCTGGATGATTACAAGTTCCACCAGTGTGTGAATTTAGAGAGCAttaaaagtaataaaaCTATTACTTTTATACCACCAGAGGGTATGTTCGTACTTCTGTGTTATAGGAGTACCAGTAGCGCAACTATTCCATTTATACTCCGACCTAAGGTTAAGCTCATTGATACTCTTCATATCAATTACTCAATATCACTATCACCAACGTTTTCGAAGGCTATTATTGCACAGAAGGTGTGCGTCAAGATTCCAATTCCAAAGACAACTAAGGAGATAGTTTCAGGAACAATCAGTACAGGAACAACAATGGATGTTAACCTGTCACATCACTTTGTAACTTGGAATTTTAGAAAGTTGCAGGGTGAAACGACTTTTCTACTGACTTTTACCGCCGCTCTAACAACTGATAGGTTCGGGAACTCTCTTCAATCGCTACCCTCAATATCGCTAGGCTTTCATATTCCCTGGTTCAGTGCCTCAGGGCTATACCTGTCGTCTCTAGACCTCTCGAACACCAAGAGCAAGGTGTCAAAAAACATCAATTATGTAACCAAAGGTGGATTATACCTACATCGCTTGAAACTactataa
- the Tgs1 gene encoding Trimethylguanosine synthase, protein MRVRRGGSSPNRKIRKKNNKIKDGRIDSLKPNTLYLVHIKYDYTNGSREAVSSSLDNKVISSSNSGLSNEILNLDSPEQDQENEVQLQEKLDELQSKLEEFLDNSEEDNYEKVEDKAENTLLDEEVMTDIVNNNVINFKSQMCFVCMENHSLTYNMAYNFQTDKYISKDDPLYVSYVKSNIFLKNDDSLKFDKDSIFDASWEAEANHLCSQIIKFVNSTSPYNPLSKSAKTSDKSSLSDSASKPNQGNDGLDQNKFENSVFEEKIAHNSLSDKNYSPNRNDIRVIDAFSGIGGNLIPFINNFNYSLGVELNKKRVEICKDNILSYGVKNPYDLIHDDFFNFATEFLNNPKLFFEKLGKKYLYRKNSPFQFDWIHLSPPWGGVNYKGSSNYDIYKISTCFPNVSQLIELCSKLAPNITLYLPRSQSLSDLLKTCSRHDYRFILIDSYLIPPVYNKIRCCMIHLIKDYGMFKSNAKVKNVKKMGTKLLFAKIKERAKDDNYNVITINGYINELNIDNLISIGLSTVLNETSTNVYNKLRLLIASFNINTLINLINVSIQIYYSEGLVKMDGNKRTIGGIFFYLLKVYYNQLYKHIEKNNKK, encoded by the exons ATGAGAGTTCGAAGAGGAGGTAGTTCTCCAAATCGTAAGATTCgtaaaaaaaataacaaaa TTAAGGATGGAAGAATCGATTCACTTAAACCAAACACTCTTTATTTAGTCCACATTAAATACGACTATACCAACGGTTCAAGGGAAGCTGTATCTAGTTCTCTAGATAACAAAGTAATTAGTTCTTCTAATTCCGGTTTGTCAAATGAAATTCTAAATCTTGACAGTCCAGAACAAGACCAAGAAAATGAAGTCCAATTACAGGAGAAATTGGACGAACTTCAGTCAAAACTGGAAGAATTCCTGGATAATTCTGAAGAAGATAACTATGAAAAAGTAGAAGATAAGGCTGAAAATACCCTGTTGGATGAGGAGGTAATGACTGACATAGTTAACAATAATGTGATAAACTTTAAATCCCAAATGTGTTTTGTGTGTATGGAAAACCATTCCTTAACCTATAATATGGCCTATAATTTCCAGACTGACAAGTACATTTCAAAGGATGACCCATTATATGTTTCATACGTCAAGAGTAACATTTTCCTCAAAAACGACGACTCTTTGAAGTTCGACAAGGATTCCATTTTCGATGCATCCTGGGAAGCCGAAGCCAACCACCTATGCAGCCAGATAATAAAATTCGTTAACTCCACCTCACCTTATAATCCTTTATCAAAGTCAGCTAAAACTAGTGATAAATCATCACTGAGTGATTCTGCATCAAAACCAAACCAAGGAAATGATGGATTAGATCAAaacaaatttgaaaattcaGTTTTTGAGGAAAAGATTGCTCATAATTCACTTTCag ataaaaattattctccAAACAGGAACGACATAAGGGTAATCGACGCCTTTAGTGGGATTGGAGGTAATTTGATCCCTTTCATAAACAACTTCAACTACTCCTTGGGTGTTGAGTTGAACAAGAAACGGGTGGAAATTTGTAAAGATAACATCTTATCTTACGGTGTTAAGAACCCATACGACCTCATTCACGAcgattttttcaatttcgCCACGGAGTTTTTAAACAACCCAAAGTTGTTCTTTGAAAAATTGGGCAAAAAGTACCTGTACAGAAAGAACTCACCCTTTCAATTCGACTGGATTCACCTATCGCCCCCTTGGGGCGGTGTAAACTACAAAGGGAGCTCCAACTACGATATCTACAAGATTTCCACCTGCTTTCCAAATGTTTCACAACTAATTGAACTTTGCAGTAAGTTGGCACCCAATATAACTCTCTACTTGCCAAGATCACAATCACTCTCTGACCTCCTTAAAACCTGTTCTCGACATGATTACAGGTTCATTCTCATTGATTCATACCTCATTCCTCCAGTTTATAATAAGATCAGG tGTTGTATGATACACCTGATTAAAGATTATGGCATGTTTAAATCCAATGCTAAGGTGAAAAATGTCAAGAAGATGGGCACTAAGCTTCTATTTGCCAAGATAAAGGAAAGGGCTAAAGATGACAATTACAATGTCATTACAATAAACGGATATATTAACGAGTTAAACATTGATAACTTGATATCAATTGGGCTTTCAACGGTGTTAAATGAAACCAGTACAAATGTGTACAATAAACTAAGGTTACTAATCGCCTCCTTCAACATCAACACTCTCATTAATCTCATCAACGTTTCAATTCAGATATACTATTCTGAAG GACTGGTTAAGATGGATGGAAATAAGAGAACAATTGGCGGGATTTTCTTTTATTTGCTCAAGGTTTACTACAACCAGCTCTATAAACACattgaaaaaaataataaaaaataa
- a CDS encoding putative integral membrane protein gives MYHKMFCKLDVDSNLEKIEFEPVISESSKNVIILKNLLKLNKTVLKYSRQNHLSNSRNKIEDSNQYSLNDQINKYDKVIENEDNSENKGSEHKNSLIFSTEVKNNQNYRDLFKYLLIQYKYLVTLSTQSKSFVSKKLNKSRIIQKYRKYQNLLKQLSNYENALQEIIISAINQLNGATQCTIPKFKNYINEEVLNDEIFLNKLKNCSLFKQSLLNNVATNSNPISDTPGDNCVKSGMDNTKYLPLYEYLKGNEIDASTVYMKCNKLSRMTLNEVKTRQKYNNYINLLVKCYKMKNELIESINQFNRDVVNFKAYFFDNVNNVNYDIVDRVNKFHYSKYNIYYFLMSQISDSVPPHQININSINTVNTTNNSSITNTTNTIDSVVDTTNSNTDIVVNTSESNIDSVNSINVDDSDNSDTPNSPIVECNTELNQNGPVEMEERITKRQLTPHFSDLGTTFGDSSPSRCPINTDDTSEDATTNSGDSSGTTKPDNHNEDNVSEGSNKSETTEPPGKENYRIVLRQLNGKLCKKLSKSIINSLSGVNDYSNEYLSYACNMIEFTSKSLEASDSENSDIVDDIKKYIGDNINHILHTISSISPDNTVSSNPQLQTYSRSISTLRSKQFESFDDNILLYINNLYIIALLYGSNYYTSVGSNSSEQGISARRVNRENSIESCDGKMCGEDLSHVIIKSDKYICLHTGGSELIIPNDKMEDYVMSRLKLSGPVVLRVSCVLLGVPQVPGVLYITRDKLGFHSLFQRRFFLSKNNFRTIPFVDITDFSIDSNKLCVYANSPENDSLGVNTKIYTFMILDTNMETILHYINHYKNNSVGGNLRLNNAISAEYLVNYIVNNYNILYNTKTLVYNCNVNMDLFQFYNLVLNHSNKNSFVSMSKEALGFTEGQTSNSSFINPSSIITSIKSNLQKINALDETQDDNEDNVVSVKMRNGDIMKGLCARTNMNYTLKNTNSKFFNKKITTCENLCYVFFNDVTIYQSVTTISNSPFTKFFYTVYTIIATSITPTDYSLDNLNSVISNSSAPRTTNPINKQENSTDLSSENSEELDPESDKQSKDDSGNPRMEINGIQIQLNEDKHQNPNETFNQNVSGNPDQNRNVNPNVNPNVSPNLENNVSPDEDCSNPEKDKQQKDNETSSQANNSQTQRNQDPYESVNRKSELNIKIYADVVFNKKMVFEKMIRNEANTKMAQATEVIAKELDRYKVSHGSQNTTLTNFEVNNQNNRLIFFVLLIIFMFYYYH, from the coding sequence ATGTACCATAAAATGTTTTGTAAATTAGATGTGGATTcaaatttggaaaaaatCGAATTTGAACCGGTGATCAGCGAAAGTAGCAAAAATgtcattattttaaaaaacttgTTAAAACTTAACAAAACcgtgttaaaatattctcgACAAAATCATTTATCAAATTCACGTAATAAAATCGAAGATTCCAATCAGTATAGTTTAAATGaccaaattaacaaatatgaCAAGGTTATTGAAAATGAGGACAACAGCGAAAATAAAGGATCTGAACACAAAAACTCACTAATATTTTCAACagaagttaaaaataatcaaaattaCAGAGATTTGttcaaatatttactaatCCAGTATAAATACCTAGTAACCCTTTCAACGCAGTCTAAGTCATTTGTTAGCAAGAAACTCAACAAAAGCAGGATAATTCAGAAATACAGGAAGTATCAGAACTTACTCAAACAGTTAAGTAACTATGAAAATGCTCTGCAGGAGATTATTATCAGCGCTATAAACCAGTTAAATGGCGCAACTCAGTGTACGATACCAAAATTCAAGAATTATATCAATGAAGAAGTCCTTAATGATGAGATTTTCTTAAACaaacttaaaaattgtaGTTTATTCAAACAATCTCTGCTTAACAATGTTGCCACTAATTCTAACCCAATTTCTGACACACCTGGTGATAATTGTGTGAAGAGTGGCATGGATAATACTAAGTACCTTCCATTGTATGAGTATTTGAAGGGCAATGAGATCGATGCGAGTACCGTGTATATGAAGTGCAATAAACTAAGTAGAATGACATTAAATGAAGTCAAAACGCGCCAAAAGtacaataattatataaaccTATTAGTAAAGTGttataaaatgaagaaTGAACTGATAGAGTCTATTAACCAGTTCAACAGGGATGTAGTTAACTTTAAGGCCTACTTTTTTGATAATGTTAACAACGTCAACTATGACATTGTCGACAGAGTTAACAAGTTCCACTACTCCAAATACaacatttattactttCTAATGTCACAAATTTCTGATTCTGTCCCCCCTCAccaaattaacattaactcaattaacactgttaacaccACCAATAATTCGAGTATTACTAATACTACCAACACTATTGATAGTGTTGTTGATACCACTAACTCTAACACTGACATTGTTGTCAACACTAGTGAATCGAATATTGATagtgttaacagtattaatgTTGATGACTCAGATAATAGTGATACGCCAAACTCTCCGATAGTCGAGTGTAATACGGAACTGAATCAAAACGGTCCCGTTGAAATGGAGGAAAGAATTACTAAAAGACAGTTAACTCCACATTTTAGTGATCTTGGAACAACTTTTGGTGATTCAAGCCCTTCAAGATGTCCCATTAACACTGATGATACCTCGGAAGACGCAACTACAAACTCCGGTGATTCCTCAGGTACTACTAAACCCGATAACCACAACGAGGATAATGTGTCTGAAGGTTCTAATAAGAGTGAAACAACTGAACCACCGGGTAAGGAGAATTATAGGATTGTTCTGAGGCAATTGAATGGTAagttgtgtaaaaaattgagTAAGAGCATTATCAACTCTTTGTCAGGTGTGAATGATTACTCCAACGAATATCTGTCATACGCATGTAATATGATAGAATTTACCTCAAAATCACTTGAAGCCTCAGATTCTGAAAATTCTGACATAGTTGATGATATAAAGAAATACATTGGAGATAACATAAACCATATATTGCACACAATCAGCAGTATCAGCCCCGATAACACCGTGAGTTCAAACCCGCAGCTCCAGACCTACAGTAGATCAATAAGTACACTCAGGAGTAAACAGTTTGAAAGCTTTGACGataacatattattatacatcaATAATTTGTACATAATAGCGTTACTGTATGGGTCGAACTACTACACCAGTGTGGGTTCAAATTCCTCAGAACAAGGAATTAGTGCTAGAAGAGTAAATAGGGAAAATAGCATTGAGTCCTGTGATGGGAAAATGTGTGGAGAGGACCTGTCACACGTGATAATAAAGTCAGACAAGTACATTTGTCTCCATACAGGAGGCAGTGAGTTGATAATACCCAATGATAAGATGGAAGATTACGTAATGTCGAGACTAAAGCTGAGTGGCCCTGTTGTTCTTAGGGTAAGTTGTGTGTTATTGGGAGTTCCCCAAGTCCCCGGAGTGCTTTACATCACTAGAGATAAATTGGGCTTTCACTCACTCTTCCAACGCAGATTTTTCCTGAGCAAGAACAACTTTCGTACTATCCCTTTCGTGGATATCACTGATTTTAGCATTGACAGTAATAAGCTTTGTGTTTATGCAAATTCACCCGAGAATGACTCCCTAGGTgtaaatactaaaatttatacCTTTATGATTCTGGATACGAATATGGAAACAATATTACACTACATAAACCATTACAAGAATAATAGTGTTGGTGGAAATTTGAGATTGAACAACGCTATCAGTGCTGAATACTTGGTGAATTACATTGTGAATAATTACAATATACTTTACAATACCAAGACTTTGGTGTACAACTGTAACGTGAACATGGACTTGTTCCAGTTCTATAATCTTGTCCTAAATCAcagtaataaaaattccTTTGTTTCTATGTCCAAGGAAGCTCTCGGCTTCACTGAAGGCCAAACTTCCAACAGCAGCTTTATTAACCCTTCTTCAATCATCACTTCCATCAAGTCAAATCTTCAAAAGATTAACGCTCTGGATGAGACTCAGGATGATAATGAAGATAACGTTGTCAGCGTAAAGATGAGGAATGGAGACATAATGAAGGGCCTTTGTGCTAGGACTAACATGAATTACACACTTAAGAACACCAATTCTAAGTTTTTCAACAAGAAGATAACCACTTGTGAGAATTTATGTTACGTTTTCTTCAACGATGTTACCATTTATCAGTCTGTGACTACCATCAGTAACTCTCCTTTCACTAAATTCTTCTACACtgtttacactattatcGCCACTTCCATTACCCCTACTGATTACTCTCTTGACAACCTCAACTCCGTCATTTCCAACTCCAGTGCACCTAGAACCACTAATCCCATCAATAAACAGGAGAATTCTACTGACCTAAGTAGTGAGAATTCAGAGGAACTAGATCCAGAGAGTGACAAACAGAGTAAAGACGACAGTGGGAACCCGAGAATGGAGATTAATGGTATCCAGATTCAACTTAATGAGGACAAACATCAAAACCCTAATGAAACGTTCAATCAAAACGTTAGTGGAAACCCAGACCAAAACAGAAATGTAAACCCAAATGTAAACCCAAATGTAAGCCCGAACCTAGAAAACAATGTAAGCCCAGATGAAGATTGTAGTAACCCTGAGAAAGATAAGCAACAAAAAGATAATGAGACCAGTAGTCAAGCGAATAACAGCCAGACCCAAAGAAATCAAGACCCGTATGAAAGCGTGAACAGGAAGAGCGAGTTGAACATAAAGATATATGCGGACGTGGTGTTTAACAAGAAGATGGTGTTTGAAAAGATGATCAGGAATGAGGCGAACACGAAGATGGCACAGGCGACAGAAGTCATAGCCAAGGAACTTGACAGGTACAAGGTCAGCCATGGGAGCCAGAACACAACACTGACCAACTTCGAGGTTAACAACCAGAACAACAGGCTGATTTTCTTCGTCCTGCTCATCATCTTCATGTTCTACTACTACCACTAA
- a CDS encoding Ribosomal protein S18 family protein: MLLIKNLSLFPSCQLRFYNKLIYFKKNYAKYSVNFSFGTSRSTSPNPDNTSHTRAKNEDKTTNTRTTKRKSKNNNLSSIKVGGNDLKGVGVEYNKLYYECMNEIYDRRFEIHNIKESKTIQDLTKQEYDILNKVFNRVNNASMFSKSTSNTPNPSVKSKQYGNTGISPYWDPFKNIKNLKLQIISEYNQLKRLVDNVKLYKFKQAVNSLSSSGINFGHTDASDNKVNEDSESMYIKNENFWDPDRNKRLILNNNNKPFSFHDLHVLHNFISQDGQILPRRINMTTRKQQIQIFKAIKIARNLALFPYNNKPSYHNQIPLINPIEYMYNELFYKYKNENDLRCKTMIQILQNKYPNINYHKYLKYEFTRNTQFPYKNES; the protein is encoded by the exons ATGCTTTTGATCAAAAATCTCTCCCTTTTCCCCTCATGCCAGCTGAGattttacaataaattaatttattttaaaaaaaacTATGCAAAATATTCCgtaaattttagttttgGTACTTCCCGTAGCACCTCCCCTAACCCTGACAACACATCACACACTAGGGCTAAGAATGAAGATAAAACAACTAATACTAGGACCACTAAGCGCAAATcaaaaaacaataatttaagtagTATTAAAGTAGGTGGAAATGATCTAAAAGGTGTTGGAGTGGAGTATAACAAACTCTATTACGAGTGTATGAACGAAATATACGATAGAAGGTTTGAAATTCACAATATTAAAGAGTCCAAGACTATCCAAGATTTAACAAAACAGGAATATGACATACTTAACAAAGTTTTTAATAGGGTAAATAACGCCTCAATGTTTTCTAAATCTACTTCTAACACACCAAATCCTTCAGTGAAGAGCAAACAGTATGGTAACACAG GAATAAGTCCTTATTGGGACCCATTTAAGAATATcaagaatttaaaattacaaatcaTTTCAGAATATAACCAATTAAAAAG attagttgataatgtaaaactgtataaatttaaacaagCAGTTAATTCTCTCTCATCCTCTGGGATAAACTTTGGACATACTGATGCGTCAGATAATAAAGTTAACGAAGATAGTGAGAGTATGTATATAAAGAACGAGAACTTTTGGGATCCCGATCGTAATAAAcggttaattttaaataacaataataaacCCTTTTCATTTCACG atTTACATgtattacacaattttataagTCAAGATGGCCAGATATTACCGAGAAGGATAAATATGACAACACGCAAACAACAAATACAGATTTTTAAGGCTATTAAAATCGCAAGAAACTTGGCACTCTTCCCATATAACAATAAACCCTCATATCATAATCAAATTCCACTCATCAATCCCATAGAA TATATGTACAATGAGCTgttttacaaatataaGAATGAAAATGACTTGAGATGTAAAACGATgatacaaattttacagaACAAATACccaaatattaactatcacaa GTATTTGAAATATGAGTTTACTAGGAATACCCAATTTCCCTACAAAAATGAGAGCTAA
- the PDE8A gene encoding 3'5'-cyclic nucleotide phosphodiesterase family protein: protein MEKDHVSKCISEIENYLKSTNANENILNSFNTLKNLIINSKLNLSVVKLLLSKLNNSSSNLQPINPSIFNPESSNNETMTPENRGWTIGKSRRKKKLNSENEYIQQIGLNWHLDLIELSNYPTVLETGPIVVVGKHLLHCVGNLIHPNFNTNLIPVLQNLQQHYLANPYHNALHAATVGHMSKLLSNIVTTKRRLNPYEEFAFIISSLAHDVGHPGKTNNYLSNTSNVLSLIYNDNSTLENYHCSLLFYIIKNNTNFYSIIPKDIWPSLRKRIIQLILSTDMINHFLHIDNVKEKRLQGKFDIKNDDDFWLLLVLCIKAADIGHNFLPWADHLPWTQVLFEEFYKQGDEEKMQSISPLMFFDRNESRNIPILQLQFFNTMTQLLILSQPLLSELNYFDENNFINDILSKNSNDNANNWKKYENKSIHDILLELENSNLNQDIPDAFINNS, encoded by the exons atGGAAAAGGATCATGTATCGAAATGTATCTCAGAAATTGAAAACTACTTGAAATCAACAAACGCTAACGAGAACATTCTAAACTCATTTAACACCCTGAAAAACTTGATTATTAACTCTAAACTTAACCTTAGTGTCGTTAAACTCTTACTTTCAAAGTTAAATAACTCTTCTTCTAACTTACAACCGATTAACCCTAGTATATTTAATCCGGAATCAAGTAATAACGAGACGATGACTCCAGAGAATCGAGGCTGGACCATTGGAAAGAGTAGAAGAAAGAAAAAACTGAATAGCGAGAACGAATATATTCAACAAATTGGCTTAAACTGGCACTTGGATTTGATAGAACTTTCAAACTATCCAACGGTTCTAGAAACAGGCCCAATTGTGGTTGTAGGAAAGCATCTTCTTCACTGCGTAGGGAATCTCATTCACCCCAATTTCAACACTAACTTAATACCTGTACTTCAAAATCTACAACAACACTACCTAGCCAATCCCTACCACAACGCTCTACACGCCGCCACA gTAGGGCATatgagtaaattattatcgAATATAGTGACTACAAAGCGTAGATTGAATCCTTATGAGGAGTTTGCGTTCATAATATCATCGCTAGCGCACGACGTCGGTCATCCAG gtaaaactaataattatCTCTCAAACACAAGTAATGTGTTATCGCTGATTTACAACGATAACAGCACTTTGGAAAACTACCACTGCTCACTTCTgttttacattattaaaaacaataCCAACTTCTACTCTATAATCCCCAAGGACATTTGGCCATCACTCCGCAAGAGAATTATTCAACTCATTCTTTCCACTGATATGATCAACCATTTTCTACATATCGACAACGTCAAG gAAAAGAGGCTTCAAGGAAAGTttgatattaaaaatgatgacGATTTTTGGCTTTTATTAGTGCTATGCATAAAGGCGGCTGATATAGGACATAATTTCCTACCCTGGGCAGACCATTTACCCTGGACCCAAGTACTCTTTGAAGAGTTTTACAAACAAGGAGATGAAGAAAAAATGCAGTCAATTTCTCCACTTATGTTCTTTGATCGGAATGAATCTCGCAACATACCCATTCTTCAACTACAATTCTTCAATACCATGACACAG ttattaattttatcacaGCCGTTGTTGAGTGAATTGAATTATTTTGATGAGAATAACTTtataaatgatatattATCGAAGAATTCGAACGATAATGCCAATAATTGgaaaaaatatgaaaataaatctaTACATGACATCTTACTTGAATTAGAAAACAGTAACTTGAACCAAGATATTCCTGACGCCTTCATTAACAAttcataa